In one Methanobrevibacter arboriphilus genomic region, the following are encoded:
- a CDS encoding helicase HerA-like domain-containing protein, with the protein MIIGRCVGENSLIDVNFISKEMPKVGEYVSLKYDGKIILGMIESLIRGSVSLNGDIYDPNTIEKIREIEGKDYYIKGNIRILGDVNDNLRIPRTPAPPGTEIQVANEEILRKIFKLDNGLKIGNLISQEDVGVKLNINNMVSRHLAILAMTGAGKSNTVSVLIDGLLEYNGCILIFDMHGEYIDAEFKNGTVNPIDPIINPVYMSFSEIKGLANIPSSAYIQERYFREAYKEANAVVRSGESDTRDFLEIMRRVLEKWYNTEIFRGKEINSSEKSKIMDVINKMDDLKTKYDNLLNINGSNILSELKLGVANVIDLGQTDESAAEVIVSHILRNALKSRKAAIHKKEENFYEKHLNFPVFFIMEEAHILAPKNRNPSSKYWISRVAREGRKFGLGLCLVSQSPKSIDPDALSQANNMIILRLVEPQDQRHVQSASESLSEDLVKQLPSLNVGEAIVLGLMVKVPTLVKIDEFKGRTVGDDINIIDQWQSIKDKELNDIKDQKDEFKQLGGNY; encoded by the coding sequence ATGATAATTGGACGATGTGTTGGTGAAAATTCTCTTATTGATGTTAATTTTATTTCTAAAGAGATGCCTAAAGTAGGGGAATATGTATCTTTAAAATATGATGGAAAAATCATTTTAGGCATGATTGAATCTCTTATTAGAGGTAGTGTTTCTCTCAATGGTGATATCTATGATCCAAATACTATTGAAAAGATAAGGGAAATCGAAGGTAAAGATTATTATATAAAAGGTAATATTCGAATTCTTGGGGATGTTAATGATAATCTTAGAATTCCAAGAACACCTGCACCTCCAGGAACTGAAATACAAGTTGCTAATGAAGAAATTTTAAGAAAGATCTTTAAGCTTGATAATGGATTGAAAATTGGAAATCTCATTAGTCAGGAAGATGTTGGAGTAAAGCTCAATATAAATAATATGGTTTCAAGACATTTAGCTATACTTGCAATGACTGGAGCTGGAAAATCTAACACAGTTTCTGTTCTTATTGATGGTTTACTTGAGTATAATGGTTGTATTCTTATATTTGATATGCATGGGGAATATATTGATGCTGAATTTAAAAATGGTACTGTTAATCCAATTGACCCAATTATAAATCCTGTATATATGTCTTTTAGTGAGATAAAAGGTTTAGCTAACATTCCAAGTTCTGCTTATATCCAAGAAAGATACTTTAGAGAAGCTTATAAAGAAGCAAATGCAGTTGTTAGATCGGGTGAATCTGATACTAGAGATTTTCTTGAGATTATGAGACGAGTTCTTGAAAAATGGTATAATACAGAAATTTTCCGTGGAAAAGAAATAAATTCATCTGAAAAATCAAAGATTATGGATGTAATAAATAAGATGGATGATTTAAAGACAAAATATGATAATCTATTAAATATTAATGGATCTAACATTTTATCAGAGTTAAAATTAGGTGTAGCTAATGTGATTGATTTAGGACAAACTGATGAATCTGCAGCTGAGGTTATTGTTAGTCATATATTGCGAAATGCTTTAAAGAGTAGAAAAGCAGCTATACATAAAAAGGAAGAAAATTTCTATGAAAAACATCTTAATTTTCCAGTTTTTTTCATCATGGAAGAAGCACATATTCTAGCTCCTAAAAACCGCAATCCTTCATCTAAATATTGGATAAGTAGAGTTGCAAGAGAAGGAAGAAAGTTTGGTCTTGGTTTGTGTCTTGTTAGTCAAAGTCCAAAGTCTATTGATCCTGATGCTCTTTCTCAAGCTAACAATATGATAATTCTCAGACTTGTTGAACCTCAAGATCAAAGACATGTTCAGTCAGCTAGTGAAAGCCTAAGTGAAGATCTTGTAAAACAATTGCCTTCTCTAAATGTAGGTGAAGCTATTGTTTTAGGTTTGATGGTAAAAGTTCCAACTCTTGTTAAAATCGATGAATTTAAAGGTAGAACTGTTGGTGATGATATTAATATTATCGATCAATGGCAATCAATTAAAGATAAGGAATTAAATGATATAAAAGATCAAAAAGATGAATTTAAACAATTAGGTGGAAATTATTAA
- a CDS encoding GNAT family N-acetyltransferase produces MKNILGILLRSILFEKYFIEESCDVVLMIIEKANSNDLDEILDLQKLSYITEAELYNDNSIEPLNQTIDEIIEEFQKGVILKAFDYEYGIIGSIRAVKSNNNILIRKLIVHPDFQNMGIGKKLLSAIENYYISLYSNIEFYLFTGYKSSKNLYLYRKCGYKEFKTEKISETFGFVHFKKKSNDIYI; encoded by the coding sequence TTGAAAAATATTTTAGGAATACTTTTGAGGAGTATTTTATTTGAAAAATATTTTATTGAAGAGTCTTGTGATGTGGTTTTGATGATTATTGAAAAAGCTAATTCAAATGATTTAGATGAAATTTTAGATTTGCAGAAGTTATCTTATATTACTGAGGCAGAGCTTTATAATGATAATTCAATAGAACCTTTAAATCAGACGATTGATGAAATTATAGAAGAATTTCAAAAAGGAGTTATTTTAAAAGCTTTTGATTATGAATATGGAATTATAGGTTCTATAAGAGCTGTTAAATCTAATAATAATATATTAATTAGAAAACTTATTGTTCATCCTGATTTTCAAAATATGGGTATTGGAAAAAAACTACTGAGTGCTATTGAGAATTATTATATAAGTTTATATTCGAATATTGAATTTTATCTATTTACAGGTTATAAAAGTTCTAAAAATTTATATCTATATAGAAAGTGTGGATATAAAGAATTTAAAACTGAAAAAATATCAGAAACTTTTGGATTTGTTCACTTTAAGAAGAAAAGTAACGATATTTATATTTAA
- a CDS encoding DNA double-strand break repair nuclease NurA, with amino-acid sequence MLESLYTEAIKKKGTIHDKIKEYDNPNFKVSDFWNDEKIPLCDDDLVIAAGDGSKNEKKLLSFYFYAISAESLIYNKKLSKIESSDINTMSHGKFAKDRIRNYMGLFEVKNALKTIKTFDVDYYLYDGSLLGDLIRPSPIENEIPQSIRYDILDLAEDKLNKEIKSIENHDVKIYSNELVHDLKDDFKSIQKNNINKNNITKNNIKNTIKNNININKKNDIKMNSINQNNSIANNISVNNNSITEKDSINNKDTIDESFTLENVENYLENIEKLLALANLLKYKDKVIAISKTSIANDYFKSNIPDMAIFDKYIDNQVTGYSYPPKYSPDKDNQLKREFPVENEFFKSLIFTIFYVRLEKNKNILKIELPYKANEERIKEIIGIISKDCTDGYPYLLKKAHHDVVIKKNDIEQLSKIIGIYEKSGREML; translated from the coding sequence ATGTTAGAATCATTATATACTGAAGCTATAAAGAAAAAAGGAACTATTCATGATAAGATTAAAGAATATGACAATCCCAATTTTAAAGTTTCAGATTTTTGGAATGATGAAAAAATCCCTTTATGTGATGATGATTTGGTTATAGCTGCTGGAGACGGTAGTAAGAATGAAAAAAAACTTTTAAGTTTTTATTTTTACGCTATTTCTGCTGAATCTTTGATTTATAATAAAAAACTATCTAAAATAGAAAGTTCTGATATAAATACAATGTCTCATGGTAAATTTGCAAAAGATAGGATTAGAAATTATATGGGTCTTTTTGAAGTTAAAAATGCTTTAAAAACTATTAAAACTTTTGATGTAGATTATTATCTCTATGATGGTTCACTTTTAGGTGATTTAATACGACCCTCTCCTATTGAAAATGAGATTCCTCAAAGTATTCGATATGATATACTGGATTTAGCTGAAGATAAATTAAATAAAGAGATCAAAAGTATTGAAAATCATGATGTTAAAATCTATTCTAATGAATTGGTTCATGATTTAAAAGATGATTTTAAATCTATTCAAAAAAATAATATAAATAAAAATAATATTACTAAAAACAATATTAAAAATACTATTAAAAATAATATTAATATTAATAAAAAGAATGATATCAAAATGAATAGTATTAATCAAAATAATAGTATTGCTAATAATATTAGTGTTAATAATAATAGTATCACTGAAAAGGATAGTATTAATAATAAAGATACTATTGATGAAAGTTTTACCCTTGAAAATGTGGAAAATTATTTAGAAAATATAGAGAAACTTTTAGCATTAGCTAATTTGTTAAAATACAAGGATAAAGTTATAGCTATTTCTAAAACATCTATAGCTAATGATTATTTTAAATCGAATATTCCCGATATGGCTATTTTTGATAAATATATTGATAATCAAGTTACTGGCTATTCATATCCTCCAAAATATTCTCCTGATAAGGATAATCAATTAAAAAGGGAATTTCCTGTTGAAAATGAGTTTTTTAAAAGCTTAATTTTTACAATATTTTATGTAAGATTGGAAAAAAATAAAAATATTTTAAAAATTGAGTTACCTTATAAAGCCAATGAAGAAAGGATTAAAGAGATTATTGGAATTATTTCTAAGGATTGTACTGATGGTTATCCTTATCTTCTTAAAAAAGCTCATCATGATGTTGTTATTAAAAAAAATGATATTGAACAGCTATCTAAGATTATTGGTATTTATGAAAAGTCAGGTAGGGAAATGCTTTAA
- a CDS encoding geranylgeranylglyceryl/heptaprenylglyceryl phosphate synthase — protein MIVENQIKDILKSRKVHLTLIDPDEQTPEGAVEIAKAAIRGGTDGIMLGGSTVDGVDVDNTAKALSENIDLPIIIFPGNTSNVSKYADAIFFMSFLNSNNPYWIIEAQALGAPQVKKSGIEAIPMGYMVISPGGTVGWIGDAKLVPRNKPKIPAAYAMAAEALGMRFFYLEAGSGAEEYVSPEMVAYSKKATDDMVIIVGGGIRDGESAYIVAKAGADIVVTGTIVEETLDVEAKINEIVSGIRKADE, from the coding sequence ATGATAGTAGAGAATCAGATTAAAGATATATTAAAAAGTCGTAAAGTTCATTTAACTTTAATAGATCCTGATGAACAAACTCCTGAAGGGGCTGTTGAGATAGCTAAAGCAGCTATACGTGGTGGAACTGATGGTATTATGCTTGGGGGTTCTACTGTGGATGGTGTTGATGTAGATAATACTGCAAAAGCTTTATCAGAAAATATTGATCTTCCAATTATTATTTTTCCAGGAAATACAAGTAATGTAAGTAAATATGCTGATGCAATCTTTTTTATGAGTTTTTTAAACTCTAATAATCCCTACTGGATTATTGAAGCTCAAGCTCTTGGAGCACCACAGGTAAAAAAATCTGGAATTGAAGCTATACCTATGGGATATATGGTTATATCTCCAGGAGGTACTGTTGGTTGGATTGGTGATGCAAAACTTGTACCTCGAAATAAACCAAAGATTCCTGCTGCTTATGCTATGGCAGCTGAAGCACTTGGAATGAGATTTTTTTACCTTGAAGCAGGTTCTGGTGCAGAAGAATACGTAAGTCCTGAAATGGTTGCATATAGTAAGAAAGCTACTGATGATATGGTGATAATTGTTGGTGGAGGAATCCGTGATGGGGAGTCTGCTTATATTGTAGCTAAAGCTGGTGCTGATATTGTTGTTACTGGAACAATCGTTGAAGAAACATTAGATGTTGAAGCTAAAATTAATGAAATCGTATCTGGGATTAGAAAAGCTGATGAATAA
- a CDS encoding right-handed parallel beta-helix repeat-containing protein, with the protein MFKNKFFVSFVLVLVFLFLFSLSSVSAASYDFNNGNTTEQFQNVISTDTDDLVISFDDGDYTGWSQLNISRNATIVGKNRGGAKFTTSSGGNLFNVTAINVTIVNLTISGYATAIMSNCSDLTISNNNINTSGVSINLSSSGSANPITGVVIKDNIIKSSLSTNYGAVSLFGKSADKNIFDVLFSDNNITGSYYGVYLDGSSSNGVVSSANLVFENNNITGTPYGVHLYASSSNNTNITCTGNNITGTSRGVSLYASSNNSQFTFTDNNVTGTSGFGVYLSASSSNNSYFTFTGNNITGTSGVSLPVSSSNNSYFTFTGNNIIALTAIFGVTLTASSSNNSYFTFTGNNITGTLNYSVSLNVDSSNNINITFDHNNITGGTHGVSLSYLFASTSNNTNITFDHNNITGGTYGVHMEAYNSKNSQFIFDHNNITGTSGDGVYMRASSNNTNITFDHNNITGGTRGVYLEASSSNNNIITFDHNNITGVNYGVRLEADSSNNSYFTFTDNNVTGTSSGGVYLRSPSNNNIITFDHNNITSTSFYGVHLGVSSSNNISFTDNNIKGGSRSVHLDVSSSNNISFTDNNIIRGGDHGVRVDASSNNNSISLTGNNIAVESSSAVYLNAKNNTNITFDHNNITGKTGVSLSVSSINNTNIIFDHNNITGTLYTAFTMNGFTSNNINITFNDNNMTSVTYGCYLAVYSSNNTQFTFTDNNVTGTSNVGVYLNAYGSNSSQFTLDHNNITSTSNNGVYLSTFIYSSNNSQFTFTDNNITGVSYGVNVYSNNGNISSVMFLNNTINATNGSGFYFNNSGANAINVTDFVIRGNNIFASVVGLNFSGLKTGSLVNVTVEYNRIIAPVGVNLNGYDNGSSFDYNWWGVNDITGKTLSIDTVNHFILRITNLTSLDNLQSGDNVSFAFLVLNTTLTNEGVENLPYFALNGTFNGNSYDTSRDDSFEDNFTVSSGTQVVAATLDNQYAILAFNTNSSVIVSDVSIGDTAVISGQLSNYTGDGYDLLNVTVDGNIQSVTINSTGGWSLNYTTNKTGNITVTVNYTESDTGNYTSFTNTTIFEVFKNSTNSTINVGNVQIGTNATITGQLEGYTGDGSDLLNVTVDGNTQSVTINSTGGWSLNYTTNKTGNITVTVNYTESDTGNYTSFTNTTIFEVFKNSINSTINVGNVQIGTNATITGQLDNFTGIDLVNVTVDGNTQSITVNVTGGWSITYVANRTGNITVTVNFNGNENYTGFSNSTSFEVFKNSTNSTIIVSDVQVGNTAVITGQLANFTGIGFVNVTVDGRLYNVVVDSIGGNWTVSHVTNHTGTHNVTVSYTELDGGNYTSFTNTSSFAVLKNSTNSTILVGNVQVGTDVSITGQLVGYVGDGSDLLNVTVDGNFYSDVNINSNGAWNLTYLTNRTGNITVTVNYSGNDNYTSFNNSTTFEVFKNSTNSTIIVGNVQVGSDAFISGQLVGYVGDGSDSLTVTVDGNIYSYVTINSTGGWNLTYLTNRTGNITVSVSYIGNDNYTGFTNTNSFNVNKLATNSTINIPGTVKFNQAVSISGVLTDQNDNPIADADLELIIGGESFNVATDSSGVWSLNYTTNKTGNITVTVNYSGNDNYTSFNNSTTFEVFKNSTNSTIIVGNVQVGSDAFISGQLVGYVGDGSDSLTVTVDGNIYSYVTINSTGGWNLTYLTNRTGNITVSVSYIGNDNYTGFTNTNSFNVNKLATNSTINIPGTVKFNQAVSISGVLTDQNDNPIADADLELIIGGESFNVATDSSGVWSLNYTPKRAGVFDLSLVYLGDDLYEGFVENKIFNVSKLATNSSINIPNNVKVGKAITVSGVLTSGGKPLANANVLVTIAGKTYKVTTNSDGVWKLSYTPKSWKFTMKVSFAGDNDYLGFNISKSFKVVGKAKVKIVKISKLVKVGKYRVFNLYSKIYTIKNLGSALGSKDYVKYFKNWYLEKLSKTSKAIKYQFKTKSRVLKVQIKNLGVGKQVKFKIIVTHRKRL; encoded by the coding sequence ATGTTTAAGAATAAATTTTTTGTTTCGTTTGTGTTGGTACTAGTTTTTTTATTCTTGTTTAGTTTATCTAGTGTTAGTGCAGCTAGTTATGATTTTAATAATGGTAATACTACTGAACAGTTTCAAAATGTTATTAGTACTGATACTGATGATTTGGTGATTAGTTTTGATGATGGTGATTATACTGGTTGGAGTCAGCTTAATATTAGTCGTAATGCTACTATAGTTGGTAAAAACCGTGGTGGTGCTAAATTCACAACATCTAGTGGTGGTAATTTGTTTAATGTTACTGCTATTAATGTAACGATTGTTAATTTAACTATTAGTGGTTATGCTACAGCTATTATGTCTAATTGTAGTGATTTGACTATTAGTAATAATAATATTAATACTTCTGGTGTTAGTATTAATTTAAGTAGTAGTGGTAGTGCTAATCCTATAACTGGTGTTGTTATTAAGGATAATATTATTAAATCCAGTCTATCTACTAATTATGGTGCTGTTTCTTTATTCGGTAAATCTGCTGATAAGAATATTTTTGATGTTTTATTTAGTGATAATAATATAACTGGTAGTTATTATGGTGTATACTTAGATGGTAGTTCTAGTAATGGTGTTGTTTCGTCTGCTAATTTGGTTTTTGAAAACAACAACATCACAGGAACACCCTATGGTGTTCATCTGTATGCATCCAGCAGCAACAACACCAATATAACCTGCACTGGCAACAACATCACAGGAACATCACGAGGTGTTTCTCTGTATGCATCCAGCAACAATTCACAATTTACCTTCACTGACAACAACGTCACAGGAACATCAGGCTTTGGTGTTTATCTGTCTGCATCTAGCAGTAACAATTCATATTTTACCTTCACTGGTAACAACATCACAGGAACATCTGGTGTTTCTCTGCCTGTATCCAGCAGTAACAATTCATATTTTACTTTCACTGGTAACAACATCATCGCACTAACAGCAATCTTTGGTGTTACTTTGACTGCATCTAGCAGTAACAATTCATATTTTACCTTCACTGGTAACAACATCACAGGAACATTAAATTATAGTGTTTCTCTGAATGTAGACAGTAGCAACAATATTAATATAACTTTCGACCACAACAACATCACAGGAGGGACCCATGGTGTTTCTCTGTCTTATCTGTTTGCATCCACCAGCAACAACACCAATATAACTTTCGACCACAACAATATCACAGGAGGAACCTATGGTGTTCATATGGAGGCATACAACAGCAAAAACTCACAATTTATCTTCGACCACAACAACATCACAGGAACATCAGGCGATGGTGTTTATATGCGTGCATCCAGCAACAACACCAATATAACTTTCGACCACAACAATATCACAGGAGGGACCCGTGGTGTTTATCTGGAGGCATCTAGCAGCAACAATAATATTATAACTTTCGACCACAACAATATCACAGGAGTAAACTATGGTGTTCGTCTGGAGGCAGATAGCAGTAACAATTCATATTTTACCTTCACTGACAACAACGTCACAGGAACATCAAGCGGTGGTGTTTATCTGCGTAGCCCCAGCAACAATAATATTATAACTTTCGACCACAACAACATCACATCAACATCCTTTTATGGTGTTCATCTGGGTGTATCTAGCAGCAACAACATATCCTTCACTGACAACAACATCAAAGGAGGGTCACGAAGTGTTCATCTGGATGTATCTAGCAGCAACAACATATCCTTCACTGACAACAACATTATTCGTGGTGGTGATCATGGTGTTCGTGTGGATGCATCTAGCAACAACAACAGCATATCCTTAACTGGCAATAATATCGCAGTAGAATCAAGCAGTGCTGTTTATCTGAATGCAAAAAACAATACTAATATAACTTTTGACCACAACAACATCACAGGAAAAACTGGTGTTTCTCTGAGTGTATCTAGCATCAACAATACTAATATAATTTTTGACCACAACAACATCACAGGAACATTATACACTGCTTTTACTATGAATGGATTCACCAGCAACAACATTAATATAACCTTCAATGACAACAACATGACTAGTGTTACTTATGGGTGTTATCTGGCTGTATACAGTAGCAACAACACACAATTTACCTTCACTGACAACAACGTCACAGGAACATCAAACGTTGGTGTTTATCTGAATGCATACGGCAGCAACAGCTCACAATTTACCTTAGACCACAACAACATCACATCAACATCAAACAATGGTGTTTATCTGTCTACATTCATATACAGCAGCAACAACTCACAATTTACCTTCACTGACAACAACATTACTGGTGTTAGTTATGGTGTGAATGTTTATTCTAATAATGGTAATATTAGTAGTGTTATGTTTTTGAATAATACTATAAATGCTACTAATGGTAGTGGTTTTTATTTTAATAATAGTGGTGCTAATGCTATTAATGTGACTGATTTTGTTATTCGTGGTAATAATATTTTTGCTAGTGTTGTTGGTTTGAATTTCAGTGGTCTTAAGACTGGTTCTCTTGTTAATGTTACTGTTGAGTATAATAGGATTATTGCTCCTGTTGGAGTGAATCTCAATGGTTATGATAATGGTAGTAGTTTTGATTATAATTGGTGGGGTGTTAATGATATAACTGGTAAAACTTTAAGTATTGATACGGTTAATCATTTTATTTTGAGAATTACTAATCTTACTAGTTTGGATAATCTTCAATCAGGTGATAATGTTTCATTCGCATTTTTAGTGCTTAATACTACTTTAACAAATGAAGGTGTTGAGAATTTACCTTATTTTGCTTTGAATGGTACTTTTAATGGTAATAGTTATGATACTAGTCGTGATGATTCATTTGAAGATAATTTTACTGTGTCTTCTGGTACTCAAGTAGTTGCTGCAACTTTAGATAATCAATATGCAATTCTAGCATTTAATACAAATTCTAGTGTCATTGTTTCTGATGTTAGTATTGGTGATACAGCTGTTATTAGTGGTCAATTAAGTAATTATACTGGTGATGGTTATGATTTGTTGAATGTTACTGTTGATGGAAACATTCAATCAGTTACTATTAATAGTACTGGTGGTTGGAGTCTTAATTACACTACTAACAAGACAGGAAACATTACTGTAACTGTTAATTATACTGAGTCTGATACTGGTAATTACACAAGTTTTACTAACACTACAATCTTTGAAGTGTTTAAAAACAGTACTAACAGTACTATCAATGTAGGTAATGTTCAAATTGGAACTAATGCTACTATTACTGGTCAACTTGAGGGTTATACTGGTGATGGTTCTGATTTGTTGAATGTTACTGTGGATGGAAACACTCAATCAGTTACTATTAATAGTACTGGTGGTTGGAGTCTTAATTACACTACTAACAAGACAGGAAACATTACTGTAACTGTTAATTATACTGAGTCTGATACTGGTAATTACACAAGTTTTACTAACACTACAATCTTTGAAGTGTTTAAAAACAGTATTAACAGTACTATCAATGTAGGTAATGTTCAAATTGGTACTAATGCTACTATTACTGGTCAGTTAGATAATTTCACTGGTATTGATCTTGTTAATGTTACTGTTGATGGAAACACTCAAAGTATCACTGTTAATGTTACTGGTGGTTGGAGTATTACTTATGTGGCTAATCGTACAGGAAACATCACTGTAACTGTTAATTTTAATGGTAATGAGAATTATACTGGTTTTAGTAATAGTACAAGTTTTGAAGTGTTTAAAAATAGTACTAACTCTACTATTATTGTTTCTGATGTTCAAGTTGGTAATACTGCTGTTATTACTGGTCAACTAGCTAACTTTACTGGTATTGGTTTTGTTAATGTTACTGTTGATGGTAGATTGTATAATGTTGTTGTGGATTCTATTGGTGGTAATTGGACTGTGAGTCATGTTACTAATCATACTGGAACTCATAATGTGACAGTTTCTTATACTGAATTGGATGGGGGTAATTATACAAGTTTCACTAATACTAGTAGCTTTGCTGTGTTGAAAAATAGTACTAATAGCACTATTCTTGTGGGTAATGTTCAGGTTGGTACTGATGTTAGTATTACTGGTCAGCTTGTGGGGTATGTTGGTGATGGTTCTGATTTGTTGAATGTTACTGTGGATGGTAATTTTTATAGTGATGTTAATATTAATAGTAATGGTGCATGGAATTTAACTTATTTGACTAATCGTACAGGAAACATTACTGTGACTGTTAATTATTCTGGTAATGATAATTACACAAGTTTTAATAATAGTACAACCTTTGAAGTGTTTAAAAACAGTACTAATAGTACTATTATTGTGGGTAATGTTCAGGTTGGTTCTGATGCTTTTATTAGTGGTCAACTTGTGGGTTATGTTGGTGATGGTTCTGATTCTTTAACTGTTACTGTTGATGGAAACATTTATAGTTATGTTACTATTAATAGTACAGGTGGTTGGAATTTAACCTATTTAACTAATCGTACCGGAAACATCACAGTATCTGTTAGTTATATTGGTAATGATAATTACACAGGTTTTACTAATACTAATAGTTTCAATGTTAATAAATTAGCTACTAATTCTACTATTAATATTCCTGGAACTGTTAAATTTAATCAAGCAGTTTCAATTTCTGGTGTTTTAACTGATCAGAATGATAATCCTATAGCTGATGCTGATTTGGAACTCATTATTGGTGGTGAGTCTTTTAATGTGGCTACTGATTCTAGTGGTGTTTGGAGTCTTAATTACACTACTAACAAGACAGGAAACATTACTGTGACTGTTAATTATTCTGGTAATGATAATTACACAAGTTTTAATAATAGTACAACCTTTGAAGTGTTTAAAAACAGTACTAATAGTACTATTATTGTGGGTAATGTTCAGGTTGGTTCTGATGCTTTTATTAGTGGTCAACTTGTGGGTTATGTTGGTGATGGTTCTGATTCTTTAACTGTTACTGTTGATGGAAACATTTATAGTTATGTTACTATTAATAGTACAGGTGGTTGGAATTTAACCTATTTAACTAATCGTACCGGAAACATCACAGTATCTGTTAGTTATATTGGTAATGATAATTACACAGGTTTTACTAATACTAATAGTTTCAATGTTAATAAATTAGCTACTAATTCTACTATTAATATTCCTGGAACTGTTAAATTTAATCAAGCAGTTTCAATTTCTGGTGTTTTAACTGATCAGAATGATAATCCTATAGCTGATGCTGATTTGGAACTCATTATTGGTGGTGAGTCTTTTAATGTGGCTACTGATTCTAGTGGTGTTTGGAGTTTAAATTACACTCCAAAACGTGCTGGAGTTTTTGATTTATCTCTTGTTTATTTGGGTGATGATCTTTATGAAGGATTTGTTGAAAATAAGATTTTTAATGTTAGTAAGTTAGCTACTAATTCCTCTATTAATATTCCAAATAATGTTAAAGTAGGAAAAGCAATTACTGTTTCTGGTGTTTTAACTAGTGGTGGTAAACCATTGGCTAATGCTAATGTTCTTGTTACTATTGCTGGTAAAACTTATAAGGTTACTACTAATAGTGATGGTGTTTGGAAACTGTCTTACACTCCTAAAAGTTGGAAATTCACCATGAAGGTTTCCTTTGCTGGTGATAATGATTATCTTGGTTTTAATATTAGTAAATCTTTTAAAGTAGTTGGGAAAGCTAAGGTAAAGATTGTTAAGATTTCTAAGCTTGTTAAAGTAGGTAAGTATAGAGTTTTTAATCTTTATAGTAAAATTTACACCATTAAAAACTTGGGATCTGCTTTAGGTTCTAAGGATTATGTTAAGTACTTTAAAAATTGGTATTTGGAGAAATTGTCTAAAACTAGTAAAGCCATTAAATATCAGTTTAAAACTAAGTCTAGGGTTTTAAAGGTTCAAATTAAGAATTTGGGTGTTGGAAAACAAGTTAAATTTAAAATAATAGTAACACACAGAAAAAGATTATAA